A part of uncultured Acidilobus sp. JCHS genomic DNA contains:
- a CDS encoding transcription factor S, archaeal: MAQRPKFCPRCGTLLRPRVINGKAYLECPKCGYREELQPQSKNELSHTHRVLHTPKEKIVVVDTTAPPPTAQVLKGSVRCPRCGNDEVLAWMMQTRAADEPPTRFYRCTKCGYTWREYA, translated from the coding sequence TTGGCCCAGAGGCCAAAGTTCTGCCCAAGGTGCGGGACGCTGTTGAGACCAAGGGTCATAAATGGCAAGGCTTACCTCGAATGCCCTAAGTGCGGCTACAGGGAGGAGCTACAGCCCCAATCCAAGAATGAGCTGAGTCACACCCACAGGGTCCTCCACACGCCTAAGGAGAAGATCGTGGTCGTGGACACTACGGCCCCGCCGCCTACCGCCCAGGTGCTGAAGGGGAGCGTCAGATGTCCAAGGTGCGGCAACGATGAGGTCCTTGCCTGGATGATGCAGACGAGGGCAGCCGATGAGCCCCCAACAAGGTTCTACAGGTGTACAAAGTGCGGATATACGTGGAGGGAGTACGCCTAA